A genomic segment from Arcobacter sp. CECT 8986 encodes:
- a CDS encoding DsbA family protein codes for MKNKSLVVLSLGVIVVLFIVAAYFFKQNQSSKLENFNNTNKAPFVRDDSISFGKDDAKITIVEFMDPQCGSCAAFHPIVEAVFKEYFQDTKVVYRYLANHQYSKYAIKIIEAARLQGKYKEALEIIFKTQRAWANINNPKPELIWEYLATSSINMEKLKKDFSTINIDDMLKTAREDAKTLNVQGTPTIFVNTKELDELSYKALLKLVEDEIMKEGTK; via the coding sequence ATGAAGAATAAGAGTTTAGTAGTTTTATCTTTAGGTGTAATTGTTGTTTTGTTTATTGTTGCTGCATATTTTTTCAAGCAAAATCAATCAAGTAAATTAGAAAACTTTAATAATACAAATAAAGCGCCTTTTGTTAGAGATGATTCAATATCTTTTGGTAAAGATGATGCAAAAATTACAATTGTTGAGTTTATGGACCCTCAATGTGGTTCTTGTGCTGCATTTCATCCAATCGTTGAAGCAGTATTTAAAGAGTATTTTCAAGATACAAAAGTAGTTTATAGATATTTAGCAAATCATCAATACTCAAAATATGCTATAAAAATCATAGAAGCTGCAAGATTACAAGGTAAATATAAAGAGGCTTTAGAGATAATCTTTAAAACACAAAGAGCTTGGGCTAATATAAACAATCCTAAACCAGAGTTAATCTGGGAATATTTAGCAACTTCAAGCATAAATATGGAAAAACTAAAAAAAGATTTCTCTACAATTAATATAGATGATATGCTTAAAACTGCAAGAGAAGATGCAAAAACTTTAAATGTGCAAGGAACTCCAACAATCTTTGTAAACACAAAAGAGTTAGACGAGTTAAGTTATAAAGCATTACTTAAATTAGTTGAAGATGAAATTATGAAAGAAGGAACAAAATGA
- a CDS encoding AraC family transcriptional regulator, translated as MKKETLQKRTKIANDIMFYIYTHIDTHIDIEELSYDLQISKFHMQRIFKEEFGKNIYESIKSIRLQKAANLLLTNKYSTISNIANLCGYSSQSSFIKAFKQRFEMSPKQWKNHGYKEYSTKILQQSKSALKSNADFSKQTPKIVKMPTLDSFYIRNRGYNVNVKETWQKLHTLILNNDLKNYKQIALLHDNPTITPLNECQYIACIVPENKDDVKSDRLPNFKISDGVYAKFDLEGVHGDMLKFIHWVYHEWLVNSEYETTTKPSYAVYYKNNFLSDDNRFKMSFYVSIRY; from the coding sequence ATGAAAAAAGAAACATTACAAAAAAGAACAAAAATAGCAAATGATATAATGTTTTATATTTACACTCATATCGATACTCACATCGATATTGAGGAGTTAAGTTATGATTTACAAATAAGTAAATTTCATATGCAAAGAATATTTAAAGAAGAGTTTGGAAAAAATATTTATGAAAGTATAAAATCAATAAGACTTCAAAAAGCTGCAAATTTGCTTCTGACAAATAAATATTCAACAATATCAAATATTGCTAATTTATGTGGATATAGTTCTCAATCATCTTTTATTAAAGCCTTTAAACAAAGATTTGAAATGTCACCTAAACAGTGGAAAAACCATGGATATAAAGAGTACTCTACTAAGATTTTACAACAATCAAAAAGTGCACTAAAATCAAATGCAGACTTTTCAAAACAAACGCCCAAAATAGTAAAAATGCCAACATTAGATAGTTTTTATATAAGAAATAGAGGTTACAATGTAAATGTAAAAGAGACATGGCAAAAGCTACACACTTTGATTTTAAATAATGATTTGAAAAACTACAAACAAATCGCCCTACTTCATGACAATCCTACAATTACACCACTTAATGAGTGCCAATATATAGCTTGTATCGTACCTGAAAATAAAGATGACGTGAAAAGTGATAGATTACCTAATTTTAAAATTTCTGATGGTGTTTATGCTAAGTTTGATTTAGAAGGTGTACATGGAGATATGCTAAAGTTTATTCACTGGGTTTATCACGAATGGTTAGTAAATAGTGAGTATGAGACAACAACAAAGCCTTCATACGCAGTATATTATAAAAACAATTTTTTAAGTGATGATAATAGATTTAAAATGAGTTTTTATGTATCAATAAGATATTAA
- a CDS encoding disulfide oxidoreductase, which yields MNKISSKIVFLSFLISLIATFGSLFFSEVMQFIPCTMCWYQRIFMYPLVIIFLVGLLYPDDKTFKYSIGLVIVGWFFSVYHNLLMFKIIPEDVVPCVQGIPCSTEYINWLGFITIPFLSFIAYTLILILLFLGKKGFLKDEE from the coding sequence GTGAATAAAATTAGTTCAAAGATTGTTTTTCTCTCATTTTTGATTTCATTAATTGCAACATTTGGTAGTTTGTTTTTTAGTGAAGTTATGCAATTTATACCTTGTACTATGTGTTGGTATCAAAGAATATTTATGTATCCATTAGTTATTATTTTTTTAGTTGGGTTATTATATCCAGATGATAAAACATTTAAATATTCAATTGGTTTAGTTATTGTTGGTTGGTTTTTCTCTGTTTATCATAATTTATTGATGTTTAAAATAATACCAGAAGATGTAGTTCCTTGTGTTCAAGGTATTCCTTGTAGTACAGAGTATATTAATTGGTTAGGGTTTATTACAATACCTTTTTTATCATTTATTGCATATACATTAATTTTAATACTATTATTTTTAGGAAAAAAAGGATTTTTAAAAGATGAAGAATAA
- a CDS encoding S24 family peptidase, which translates to MNNIITLEYVDVFDENRQKTVSFSKDLISETTNIKSLFAILVDGKSMQPKINDKSIVIADLSSKQIEDDSIYIVYYDNKMWVKKAIFKDNDFLFVSINEDFKHLVYKKEEVYVVAKAILTFTKL; encoded by the coding sequence ATGAATAATATAATAACTCTTGAATATGTAGATGTTTTTGATGAAAATAGACAAAAAACAGTAAGTTTTTCAAAAGATTTAATTAGTGAGACTACAAATATTAAATCTCTATTTGCAATACTTGTTGATGGAAAGTCAATGCAGCCAAAAATAAATGATAAATCAATTGTAATTGCTGATTTATCATCAAAACAGATTGAAGATGATTCAATTTATATAGTTTACTATGATAATAAAATGTGGGTAAAAAAAGCTATATTTAAAGATAATGATTTTTTGTTTGTATCAATAAATGAAGATTTTAAACATCTGGTTTATAAAAAAGAAGAGGTTTATGTTGTTGCAAAAGCTATATTAACATTTACAAAACTTTGA
- a CDS encoding endonuclease/exonuclease/phosphatase family protein, which translates to MNIKIGTFNLFQFVKPPYSWYIKKDKFDDIQWKKKTTWIKEQLILMDCDIVGFQEVFSVEALKELTLELGYNYFTYVDLAKVDKDNDKVFISTTVALASKYPITKTQTVDINSDTLEKFDYKDEFNFARLPIKATIKIDNYELIAYVIHLKSNRLNEYEYKFNENNTIDEKLKKVIPSINRGNSPALTQRLIESFNLSSDILKTEEKNRFICVLGDLNDRQNSLCIDILTNKKCHNIKTFKEYESIDLKEDLYMYDSYNKASEKPQRKPTSYYKTVGNILDYIFVSKDINVVNFKQHDLHLRDNQNGSILQSDHAQIVAQLSIK; encoded by the coding sequence ATGAATATAAAAATAGGAACATTTAATCTTTTTCAATTTGTAAAACCTCCCTACTCTTGGTATATTAAGAAAGATAAATTTGATGATATACAATGGAAAAAAAAGACAACTTGGATAAAAGAACAGTTAATTTTAATGGATTGTGATATTGTTGGATTTCAAGAAGTTTTTTCAGTTGAAGCACTAAAAGAGTTAACTTTAGAGCTTGGTTACAACTATTTTACTTATGTAGATTTAGCAAAAGTTGACAAAGACAATGACAAAGTATTTATCTCAACAACAGTTGCATTAGCTTCAAAATATCCAATAACAAAAACACAAACAGTAGATATAAATAGTGATACTTTAGAAAAATTTGACTACAAAGATGAATTTAATTTTGCAAGATTACCAATAAAAGCAACAATAAAAATAGATAATTATGAGCTAATAGCTTATGTCATTCATCTAAAATCAAATAGATTAAATGAGTATGAATACAAATTTAATGAAAATAATACAATAGATGAAAAGTTAAAAAAAGTAATTCCATCTATAAATAGAGGAAATTCTCCTGCATTAACACAAAGGTTAATTGAAAGCTTTAATTTATCATCAGATATTTTAAAAACAGAAGAAAAAAATAGATTTATTTGTGTTCTTGGTGATTTAAATGATAGACAAAATAGTCTTTGTATAGATATACTTACAAATAAAAAATGCCATAATATTAAAACATTTAAAGAGTATGAATCAATAGATTTAAAAGAAGATTTATATATGTATGATAGTTATAACAAAGCTAGTGAAAAACCTCAAAGAAAACCAACCTCATACTATAAAACAGTAGGAAATATTTTAGACTATATTTTTGTATCAAAAGATATAAATGTAGTTAATTTCAAACAACATGACTTGCACTTAAGAGATAATCAAAATGGTTCAATTTTACAATCAGACCATGCACAAATTGTCGCACAACTATCTATCAAGTAA
- a CDS encoding DJ-1/PfpI family protein, whose protein sequence is MSKKILVLAGDFVEDYELMVPFQCLLMLGHQVDVICPDKKAGDIVKTAIHDFEGDQTYTEKPGHNFTLNASFDEIDETTYDALVVPGGRAPEYIRLNQRVLDIVKYFDSVNKPIASICHGVQVLVAAGIIKDRTCSCYPACAPDVNINGGTWKDIGFEDAYVDKNLVTAAAWPAHPKWLAEFNKLLV, encoded by the coding sequence ATGTCAAAAAAAATATTAGTTTTAGCTGGTGATTTTGTAGAAGACTACGAATTAATGGTTCCTTTTCAATGCTTATTGATGCTTGGTCATCAAGTAGATGTTATTTGCCCTGATAAAAAAGCAGGTGATATTGTAAAAACTGCCATTCATGATTTTGAAGGTGACCAAACATATACAGAAAAACCTGGACATAACTTCACATTAAATGCTTCATTTGATGAAATTGATGAGACAACATATGATGCCTTAGTTGTACCAGGAGGAAGAGCTCCTGAATATATAAGATTAAATCAAAGAGTACTAGATATTGTAAAATACTTTGATTCTGTAAATAAACCGATTGCTTCAATTTGTCATGGAGTTCAAGTATTAGTTGCAGCAGGAATAATAAAAGATAGAACTTGCTCTTGTTATCCAGCTTGTGCACCAGATGTAAATATAAATGGTGGTACTTGGAAAGATATAGGTTTTGAAGATGCTTATGTTGATAAAAATCTAGTTACAGCAGCAGCTTGGCCAGCACATCCAAAATGGTTAGCAGAATTTAATAAACTATTAGTATAA
- a CDS encoding TlpA family protein disulfide reductase — MRKLYLIFLIPIVLLFSGCNNEDESAAIVIKDSQSFKDLKQQSNTEYKLKTIQGKDITLTVDNGVLKSNDAELKNKMVLINFWATWCPPCVKEIPVLNRLYDDYKNDFVVIGVLYEKDKNLDELRAFMQEHNMKFPVSINGDENFRMAKNINNVKKIPESYLYGKDGKIVEKYIGLVDEESLENHIKSSIK, encoded by the coding sequence ATGAGAAAATTATATTTAATATTTTTAATACCAATTGTTTTACTATTTTCAGGATGTAATAACGAAGATGAATCAGCAGCAATTGTAATCAAAGATTCTCAAAGTTTTAAAGACTTAAAACAACAAAGTAATACTGAATATAAACTAAAAACTATTCAAGGTAAAGATATTACATTAACAGTTGATAATGGTGTATTAAAATCAAACGATGCAGAACTAAAAAATAAAATGGTACTTATTAACTTTTGGGCAACTTGGTGTCCACCTTGTGTAAAAGAAATACCAGTACTAAATAGATTATATGATGATTATAAAAATGATTTTGTAGTTATTGGTGTATTATATGAAAAAGATAAAAATTTAGATGAATTAAGAGCTTTTATGCAAGAGCATAATATGAAATTCCCTGTTTCAATTAATGGTGATGAGAATTTTAGAATGGCAAAAAATATTAATAATGTTAAAAAAATTCCAGAATCATATCTTTATGGAAAAGATGGAAAAATAGTTGAAAAATATATTGGTTTAGTAGACGAAGAGAGTTTAGAAAACCATATAAAAAGTAGTATTAAATAG
- a CDS encoding EAL domain-containing protein — MFLDNRIEVYFQPIISIKEKKIFAFEALTRAFDENDNFISPLKLFNEAKKQNEISFLDNLVRQKAITKFKKYYEKDNNILLFLNFESSVIEEHMKNNLNFDFVKQVEELNIKQSNIVLEIKEDTIKDSILLEKFCQIHRELGFTIAIDDFGTGYSSFDRLAIVKPDIVKVDRSLIDNIDSNYINASILKSIVDICNKIGALTLAEGVERKEEILSCMKKHIDIYQGFYFEKAIEEIKEDDKEQIKQKINYIGSEYKKAVQSHIKIKKNLFKRMKHLTKDIVNIISVEEEFHFEKINSFIEVNPHIEAIYLIDFETGNQINDTVIKSISSGLYHASKHNDDHSLKEYFYITKEAKSKEFLSPKYISKASGSMCRTYAKVININSDSFIICFDIFAE, encoded by the coding sequence ATGTTTTTAGATAATAGAATTGAAGTTTATTTTCAACCAATAATTTCAATAAAAGAAAAAAAGATTTTTGCATTTGAAGCATTAACTAGAGCATTTGATGAAAATGATAATTTTATCTCTCCACTTAAACTATTTAATGAAGCTAAAAAACAAAATGAAATAAGTTTTTTAGATAATCTAGTAAGACAAAAAGCTATTACTAAATTTAAAAAATATTATGAAAAAGACAATAATATACTTCTTTTTTTGAACTTTGAATCTTCAGTTATTGAAGAGCATATGAAAAACAATCTTAATTTTGATTTTGTAAAACAAGTAGAAGAGTTAAATATCAAACAAAGTAATATTGTTTTAGAAATAAAAGAGGATACTATTAAAGATAGTATTTTATTAGAGAAGTTTTGCCAAATTCATAGAGAACTTGGATTTACTATTGCTATTGATGATTTTGGTACAGGGTATTCAAGCTTTGATAGACTTGCTATTGTTAAACCTGATATTGTAAAAGTAGATAGAAGTTTAATTGATAATATTGACTCAAATTATATAAATGCTTCTATTTTAAAATCAATTGTTGATATTTGTAATAAAATAGGTGCTTTAACTCTAGCAGAAGGTGTAGAAAGAAAAGAAGAGATATTATCTTGTATGAAAAAACATATAGATATTTATCAAGGTTTCTATTTTGAAAAAGCAATAGAAGAAATCAAAGAAGATGACAAAGAACAAATAAAACAAAAGATAAATTATATAGGTTCAGAGTACAAAAAAGCAGTACAATCTCATATAAAAATCAAAAAAAATCTATTTAAAAGAATGAAACATTTAACTAAAGATATTGTAAATATTATATCAGTTGAAGAAGAGTTTCACTTTGAAAAAATCAATTCATTTATCGAAGTAAATCCACATATTGAGGCTATTTATCTAATCGACTTCGAAACAGGAAATCAAATAAACGATACTGTAATAAAATCAATCTCAAGTGGATTATATCATGCTTCAAAACACAATGATGACCATAGTTTAAAAGAGTACTTTTACATCACAAAAGAAGCAAAATCAAAAGAGTTTTTAAGTCCAAAATATATATCAAAAGCATCAGGAAGTATGTGCCGAACTTATGCAAAAGTAATAAATATAAATAGTGATAGTTTTATTATCTGTTTTGATATATTTGCAGAATAA
- a CDS encoding GGDEF domain-containing protein: MRKKSTLLFIVIGLMVTALVTALCLYNLRDANLKSSVKNAQVISNVVKNGLLSHMINGNTEQINTFVDSVASMKNIEELWVIRSDFIRKQYGKDKLRAPKDDIDEDVLRTGKLKYSLDEHFTKTIMRITVPYKATSSNGVDCVSCHNVNYGETLGAVSLKIDISDIKQNGLEIAYLVPLILIITLFVMIQISRRENNYYLDILEQLGKSIKLAISGKFKRVHNYEETRNDKVTNLINDYNTMIVTFKDTSYDIERKLQGFIGQKVNSSNVNPLEKSKDIIKNLSNLYQFKKEIELDNTKDEIYTRLAQVFINQYGVNNFTFLEIDTQKNKMEIVKQIGDVELYCKENIVNDPELCRCARTRNDVVSVDFHQSCPYFKQKDKFHYCIDVEISKNICLIINFVSYSRDELENLKDKISFVKSYINEAAPSIEVKLLMNALQESAFQDALTGLYNRKFLEEHSKKLVPQVKRENISVGVLLLDMDHFKAVNDEYGHDIGDKVLKELARILNETVRESDLIVRYGGEEFVVLLVGVNSEADAISVANKIRQRVRENEIDVYAGNKLKKTVSIGLSMFPQDSNNLDSVIKNADIALYEAKNGGRDRVVRFQESQVSSVDLF, translated from the coding sequence ATGCGTAAAAAGTCAACTCTACTCTTTATAGTTATAGGCCTAATGGTAACAGCTCTTGTTACTGCATTATGTTTATATAATTTAAGAGATGCTAACTTAAAATCTTCAGTAAAAAATGCACAAGTTATTTCTAATGTTGTTAAAAATGGTCTATTATCTCATATGATTAATGGAAACACAGAGCAAATTAATACATTTGTTGATTCAGTTGCTTCTATGAAGAATATTGAAGAGTTATGGGTTATTAGAAGTGATTTTATAAGAAAGCAGTATGGAAAAGATAAGTTAAGAGCACCAAAAGATGATATAGATGAAGACGTATTAAGAACTGGTAAACTAAAATATTCCCTTGATGAACACTTTACAAAAACTATAATGAGAATCACAGTTCCTTACAAAGCAACTTCTTCAAATGGAGTAGATTGTGTAAGTTGTCATAATGTAAATTATGGTGAAACTTTAGGTGCAGTCTCTTTAAAAATTGATATAAGTGATATTAAACAAAATGGTTTAGAAATCGCATATCTAGTACCACTTATATTAATAATTACACTTTTCGTGATGATTCAAATATCAAGAAGAGAAAACAATTACTATTTGGATATTTTAGAGCAACTTGGCAAAAGTATAAAACTTGCAATTTCTGGTAAATTTAAAAGAGTTCATAATTATGAAGAAACGAGAAATGATAAAGTAACTAATTTGATTAATGACTATAATACAATGATAGTTACTTTTAAAGATACTTCATATGATATTGAGAGAAAATTACAAGGATTTATTGGACAAAAAGTAAATAGTTCAAATGTAAATCCTTTAGAAAAATCAAAAGATATTATAAAAAACTTATCAAATCTATATCAATTTAAAAAAGAGATAGAACTTGATAACACAAAAGATGAGATTTACACAAGATTAGCACAAGTATTTATAAATCAATACGGTGTAAATAATTTTACTTTCTTAGAAATTGATACTCAAAAAAATAAGATGGAAATAGTAAAACAAATTGGTGATGTTGAATTATATTGTAAAGAGAATATAGTAAATGACCCAGAGTTATGTAGATGTGCAAGAACTAGAAATGATGTAGTATCTGTTGATTTTCATCAAAGCTGTCCATACTTTAAACAAAAAGATAAATTTCACTATTGTATTGATGTGGAAATTAGTAAAAATATATGTTTAATTATCAATTTTGTTAGTTATTCAAGAGATGAGTTAGAAAACCTAAAAGACAAAATATCGTTTGTTAAAAGTTATATAAATGAAGCTGCACCTTCTATTGAAGTGAAATTACTTATGAACGCACTTCAAGAATCAGCTTTTCAAGATGCTTTAACTGGTCTATATAATAGAAAATTCTTAGAAGAACATAGTAAAAAACTTGTACCTCAAGTAAAAAGAGAAAATATCAGTGTTGGTGTTCTTTTACTTGATATGGATCACTTCAAAGCTGTAAATGATGAGTATGGTCATGATATAGGTGATAAAGTATTAAAAGAGTTAGCTAGAATTTTAAATGAAACAGTAAGAGAATCAGACTTAATTGTAAGATATGGTGGTGAAGAGTTTGTTGTCTTATTAGTTGGTGTAAATTCAGAAGCTGATGCAATTAGTGTTGCAAATAAAATTAGACAAAGAGTTAGAGAAAATGAGATTGATGTTTATGCAGGTAATAAACTTAAAAAGACTGTAAGTATAGGTCTATCAATGTTCCCTCAAGATTCTAATAATTTAGATAGTGTTATTAAAAATGCAGATATCGCACTTTATGAAGCTAAAAATGGCGGTAGAGATAGAGTTGTTAGATTCCAAGAGAGTCAAGTTTCAAGTGTAGATTTATTTTAA